A window of the Streptomyces sp. NBC_01351 genome harbors these coding sequences:
- a CDS encoding DUF998 domain-containing protein, whose protein sequence is MSSNGPSIRPSSRTVRSTSTGPSTWTAWPVAVLIGLGATAYTAWVLEVVLSTGLNPIETYVSELAAQDQPLGGLFRATDFCAGLLAFAGGLLALLGLLRHSEARRAWSVAGWAGVTLFGAATAADAWLPLSCTPTVDPVCAARETAGLVPATHQAHAVSSSLAMTGALVGIVALTVAARRYGRLAPLARYGPVLVVLELLATAWTLTAIALFTAGRGTWALGAGQRLQVLFVALWLGLLAYSVHRERRT, encoded by the coding sequence ATGTCCTCTAATGGCCCCTCCATACGCCCCTCGTCCCGTACGGTCCGGTCGACGTCGACGGGTCCGTCGACGTGGACGGCCTGGCCGGTCGCCGTACTGATCGGGCTCGGCGCCACCGCCTACACGGCGTGGGTGCTCGAAGTCGTCCTCTCCACGGGCCTCAACCCCATCGAGACGTACGTGAGCGAGCTCGCCGCCCAGGACCAGCCGCTCGGCGGCCTCTTCCGGGCCACCGACTTCTGCGCCGGCCTGCTCGCCTTCGCGGGCGGACTGCTGGCGCTGCTGGGGCTGCTGCGCCACTCCGAGGCCCGCCGCGCGTGGTCCGTCGCCGGCTGGGCCGGAGTCACCCTGTTCGGGGCGGCCACCGCCGCCGACGCCTGGCTGCCGCTGAGCTGTACGCCGACCGTGGACCCGGTGTGTGCCGCGCGGGAGACCGCCGGGCTCGTGCCCGCCACGCATCAGGCCCATGCCGTCAGCAGCAGTCTCGCGATGACCGGAGCCCTCGTCGGGATCGTGGCCCTCACCGTCGCCGCCCGGCGCTACGGCCGGCTCGCCCCGCTGGCCCGCTACGGCCCGGTCCTGGTCGTCCTGGAACTGCTCGCCACCGCGTGGACCCTGACCGCCATAGCGCTCTTCACGGCCGGGCGCGGCACCTGGGCCCTGGGCGCGGGGCAGCGGCTCCAGGTGCTGTTCGTGGCGCTCTGGCTGGGCCTGCTCGCCTACTCCGTGCACAGGGAGCGCCGCACGTGA
- a CDS encoding CBS domain-containing protein: protein MTTAGEIMHAGAQWIPATETLDRAAQLMARLNVGALPISDKTERLCGILTDRDIVVGCVAKGHDPAKVTAGDMAKGTPRWIDANADVSEVLEEMQSHQIRRLPVIRNKKLVGMISEADLAKHLSEEQIAGWAEAVYARS, encoded by the coding sequence ATGACCACCGCCGGAGAGATCATGCACGCCGGGGCCCAGTGGATCCCCGCCACCGAGACCCTGGACCGGGCCGCACAGCTGATGGCCCGCCTCAATGTGGGCGCGCTGCCCATCAGCGACAAGACGGAACGGCTCTGCGGCATCCTGACCGACCGCGACATCGTGGTCGGCTGTGTCGCCAAGGGGCACGACCCCGCGAAGGTCACGGCCGGTGACATGGCCAAGGGCACGCCGCGCTGGATCGACGCGAACGCGGACGTCTCCGAGGTGCTGGAGGAGATGCAGAGCCACCAGATCCGCCGGCTCCCCGTGATCAGGAACAAGAAGCTGGTGGGCATGATCAGCGAGGCCGACCTGGCCAAGCACCTCTCGGAGGAGCAGATAGCCGGCTGGGCGGAGGCGGTCTACGCCCGCAGCTGA
- a CDS encoding DUF305 domain-containing protein, whose translation MSRTARLPRTYWVAGTAVLLALLFAAVATMAAAANSDDRPAVPVSGPPGLRSADAGFARDMAVHHQQAVEMSFIVRDRTRDEPVRTLAYDIANTQANQRGMLLGWLDLWGLPKVLADEPPMSWMGTPGGGHEGHGGHAAARPGGPLMPGMATKEELTRLDAIEGRDAEVLYLQLMTDHHEGGVAMAEGCAKLCATPAERALAQGMVDAQQSEIALMADMLRKRGAAPRG comes from the coding sequence GTGAGCCGTACGGCCCGCTTGCCGCGTACCTACTGGGTGGCGGGCACGGCCGTCCTGCTGGCGCTGCTGTTCGCGGCGGTGGCCACGATGGCCGCCGCCGCGAACAGCGACGACCGCCCTGCGGTCCCGGTCTCCGGCCCGCCCGGGCTGCGCTCCGCCGACGCGGGATTCGCCCGGGACATGGCGGTGCACCACCAGCAGGCGGTGGAGATGTCCTTCATCGTGCGCGACCGCACCCGGGACGAGCCCGTACGCACCCTCGCGTACGACATCGCCAACACCCAGGCCAACCAGCGGGGCATGCTCCTCGGCTGGCTGGACCTGTGGGGGCTGCCGAAGGTGCTGGCCGACGAGCCCCCGATGTCGTGGATGGGAACCCCCGGCGGCGGGCACGAAGGGCACGGCGGACACGCGGCCGCCCGGCCCGGCGGGCCGCTCATGCCCGGCATGGCCACCAAGGAGGAGCTCACCCGGCTGGACGCCATCGAGGGCCGGGACGCCGAGGTGCTCTACCTCCAGCTGATGACCGACCACCACGAGGGCGGCGTCGCGATGGCCGAGGGCTGCGCGAAGCTGTGCGCGACCCCCGCCGAGCGGGCGCTGGCCCAGGGCATGGTCGACGCGCAGCAGTCGGAGATCGCCCTGATGGCGGACATGCTGCGGAAGCGCGGGGCCGCGCCGCGCGGGTGA